One part of the Plasmodium yoelii strain 17X genome assembly, chromosome: 13 genome encodes these proteins:
- a CDS encoding 50S ribosomal protein L20, putative, with protein sequence MKLPREVVFQVAKGFRGRSKGCFKIARSRAMKALLHSYIMRRQRYRRLRVHWIASINRGCREWNFTYSNFMYSLLNNNILLNRKSLYTLCYTEPISFKALVDESKYVFYQRKLKFRDISQL encoded by the exons ATGAAATTACCAAGAGAAGTAGTTTTTCAAGTAGCAAAGGGTTTTAGAGGTAGGAGCAAAGGATGTTTTAAAATTGCAAGAAGTAGAGCAATGAAGGCTTTACTTCATTCTTATATTATGAGGCGCCAACGATATAGAAGGCTACGg GTACATTGGATAGCTAGCATAAACAGAGGATGCAGAGAATGGAATTTTACATATTCAAATTTTATGTAtagtttattaaataataatatactcTTGAACAGAAAGAGCTTATATACATTATGCTACACAGAACCAATAAGTTTTAAGGCTTTAGTAGATGAatcaaaatatgttttttatcaAAGGAAACTTAAGTTTAGAGACATATCACaactttaa
- a CDS encoding translocation protein SEC62, putative, protein MDKVEEIHSDMFALLRFAFDGGVKVKSAAEVGKRAVEYFRGDDFVSFLSSKQDILKKKFPKLIGNRNLSEMKEVEEFADLFIQKGFIYKAQYKPLKGVHEMDENGVYKRPKWPKRLIMTSKQNFDKAGFYILVYERNKKLQYFMLMILISIVLICCMFPVWPLKLKLALWHLSVVFIGLLSAIIVGRIITFVFFWFFGVDYWIFPNLFDEDCSIVESFIPFHSWERRNDSWFLVFARAVTAVLVAIGIHQLGKTHSISDIQNFAKQSFIDIIEWGNKKLSDTPENTFMYKSIDSKATFEEQEDIEDPEDQIVYDDNEENYDCLKKCGFPPFEELVRRCFLKCDCMEKIIKSHCYTKKCSKATKEVLDEAHKEACFQNIKT, encoded by the exons ATGGATAAAGTAGAG gAGATACATTCAGATATGTTTGCTTTGCTGAGATTCGCCTTTGATGGAGGGGTGAAAGTAAAAAGCGCAGCTGAAGTTGGAAAAAGAGCAGTTGAGTATTTCAGAGGAGACGATTTTGTAAGCTTTTTAAGTAGCAAACAAGatattttaaagaaaaagTTTCCAAAATTAATAGGAAACCGGAATCTATCAGAAATGAAAGAAGTAGAAGAATTTGCTGATTTGTTTATACAAAAaggttttatatataaagctCAATATAAGCCACTTAAAGGGGTACATGAAATGGATGAAAATGGAGTATATAAAAGACCGAAATGGCCAAAGAGATTAATTATGACTTCAAAacaaaattttgataaagcaggtttttatattttagttTATGAAAGAAATAAGAAATtacaatattttatgttaatGATATTAATCTCAATAGTTTTAATATGTTGTATGTTTCCTGTTTGGCCATTGAAATTGAAATTGGCATTGTGGCATTTATCAGTTGTATTTATAGGATTGTTATCAGCAATAATAGTTGGAAGAATAATcacttttgtttttttctggTTTTTTGGTGTTGATTATTGGATTTTCCcaaatttatttgatgaagACTGTAGTATTGTCGAATCTTTCATTCCATTTCATTCATGGGAACGTAGAAATGATAGTTGGTTTTTAGTATTTGCTAGAGCGGTTACTGCTGTTTTAGTAGCTATAGGTATACATCAGTTAGGAAAAACTCATTCTATTTCTGATATTCAAAATTTTGCAAAGCAATCTTTTATTGATATAATAGAATGgggtaataaaaaattatctgACACTCCAGAAAATACTTTTATGTATAAATCTATCGACTCAAAAGCCACATTTGAGGAGCAAGAAGACATTGAAGATCCAGAAGATCAAATCGtttatgatgataatgaagaaaattatGATTGTTTGAAAAAATGTGGATTCCCACCTTTCGAGGAATTAGTTAGAAGATGCTTCTTAAAATGCGATTGTATGGAG aaaattaTCAAATCACATTGCTACACGAAAAAATGTTCCAAGGCAACAAAAGAAGTTTTAGATGAGGCTCACAAGGAGGCATGTTTCcaaaatattaaaacataa